CAAGGGCAATCCCGAGAGCGACATCACCTTCACCACCTCGCATGTCGGCTGGCTCTATGCCAATGACGGCCTGTTCGAGACGCTCGACACGTCAAAGATCCCGAACGCCCAGAACCTCGCCGACGAGGCGCGCATCAGCCCCTATCATCTCGGCGCGTGGGCCTACGTCTACACCATCGGCTATCGCCCCGACCTGCTCAAGGGCGTCAAGTTCGAGAGCTGGAACGACCTCTGGAGCCCTGACCTGAAGGCGAAGCTGGCGGCGCCCGATTTCGATCCGAGCCATATCATCGCGGTCGCGGCGATGCTGTCGGGCGCGGACGCGGCGCACTGGGAGAAGGGCCAGGACAAGCTCAAGGCGCTGAAGCCCAACTTCAAGGCGTTCTACACCAACGACGCCAACAGCCAACAGTTGCTTGCCTCCGGCGAAACGCCGGTGCAGATCGTGCTTTCCATGAACGCCTATTACATGATCGGGCAGGGCGTTCCGATCGCACTCGCGATTCCGAAGGAGGGCGCGGTGCTCGGCATCGACACCGTCGCCATCATGAAGGGGTCGAAGAA
This genomic interval from Bradyrhizobium sp. NP1 contains the following:
- a CDS encoding ABC transporter substrate-binding protein, with protein sequence MARFWLVLFSLIIALPAHAQDKLVVSIWGGSWRDLVAETVAKKFTADTGVPVEFITGGTIDRLNKEKLAKGNPESDITFTTSHVGWLYANDGLFETLDTSKIPNAQNLADEARISPYHLGAWAYVYTIGYRPDLLKGVKFESWNDLWSPDLKAKLAAPDFDPSHIIAVAAMLSGADAAHWEKGQDKLKALKPNFKAFYTNDANSQQLLASGETPVQIVLSMNAYYMIGQGVPIALAIPKEGAVLGIDTVAIMKGSKKADLAYKFINTLYDPDIQAEIAKIKKGSPAVLNAKLDPEIAKLPGVFTTAAQWKQQINIDSKLRAEKTAEWRKWFAENIMN